A portion of the Micromonospora vinacea genome contains these proteins:
- a CDS encoding vitamin B12-dependent ribonucleotide reductase codes for MTTSRSRSKAGAGLKIDRVWTTEGVHPYDEVSWERRDVVMTNWRDGSINFEQRGVEFPESWSVNAANIVTTKYFRGAVGTPEREWSLKQLIDRVVTTYRTAGEEYGYFASPADAEVFAHELTWMLLNQVFSFNSPVWFNVGTPSPQQVSACFILAVDDSMDSILDWYKEEGLIFKGGSGSGVNLSRIRSSRELLSSGGTASGPVSFMRGADASAGTIKSGGATRRAAKMVILDVDHPDIEEFVVTKAREEDKIRALRDAGFDMDLGGSDIVSVQYQNANNSVRVSDEFMSAVENGKGFDLRGRLDGSVIDTVDAKKLFRTISQAAWECADPGLQYDDTINDWHTCPETGRITASNPCSEYLHLDNSSCNLASLNLMKFLRADGGFEVEKFVKSVEFVITAMDISICFADFPTEKIGETSRAYRQLGIGYANLGALLMATGLPYDSDQGRSVAASITSLMTGTAYRRSAELAGVVGPYDGYARNAEPHKRVMRKHAAANDEIKPTSPVATAIVREATKQWTQGNKIGDKNGWRNAQASVLAPTGTIGFMMDCDTTGVEPDLALVKFKKLVGGGSMQIVNQTVPRALRSLGYPEEQVEAIVEHIADHGHVVDAPGLKPEHYPVFDCAMGERTIAPMGHVRMMAAIQPFVSGAISKTVNMPEAATVEDVEKIYFEGWKLGLKALAIYRDNCKVGQPLSVAKSNKATEPAAVETAPAAVEKVIEYRPVRKRLPKKRPSETVSFSVGGAEGYLTASSYPDDGLGEVFLKMSKQGSTLAGVMDAFSVAISIGLQYGVPLETFVSKFTNMRFEPAGMTDDPDVRMAASVMDYIFRRLALDFLPYERRAELGIFTASERAAQLRAEADAEAAAVTGVELTAMASSAPVETAKPEAVAQPAQEMADVAAAKPAPSVGSSTELLEAVIGKAADAPLCFTCGTKMRPAGSCYVCEGCGSTSGCS; via the coding sequence GTGACAACTAGCCGTTCACGAAGCAAGGCAGGCGCGGGGCTGAAGATCGACCGGGTGTGGACGACCGAGGGGGTCCACCCGTACGACGAGGTCTCCTGGGAGCGCCGGGACGTCGTCATGACGAACTGGCGGGACGGCTCGATCAACTTCGAGCAGCGTGGGGTGGAGTTCCCGGAGTCGTGGAGCGTCAACGCGGCCAACATCGTCACCACGAAGTACTTCCGGGGCGCGGTGGGGACCCCGGAGCGCGAGTGGTCGCTCAAGCAGCTGATCGACCGGGTGGTCACCACCTACCGCACCGCGGGTGAGGAGTACGGCTACTTCGCCAGCCCGGCCGACGCCGAGGTGTTCGCGCACGAGCTGACCTGGATGCTGCTGAACCAGGTGTTCAGCTTCAACTCGCCGGTCTGGTTCAACGTCGGAACGCCGTCGCCGCAGCAGGTCAGCGCCTGCTTCATCCTGGCCGTCGACGACTCGATGGACTCGATCCTCGACTGGTACAAGGAGGAGGGGCTGATCTTCAAGGGCGGCTCCGGCTCCGGGGTCAACCTGTCGCGCATCCGCTCGTCCCGTGAGCTGCTCTCCTCCGGTGGCACCGCCTCCGGCCCGGTCAGCTTCATGCGTGGCGCGGACGCCTCCGCCGGCACCATCAAGTCCGGTGGCGCGACCCGCCGGGCGGCCAAGATGGTCATCCTCGACGTGGACCACCCGGACATCGAGGAGTTCGTGGTCACGAAGGCGCGCGAGGAGGACAAGATCCGCGCGCTGCGCGACGCCGGGTTCGACATGGACCTCGGCGGCTCCGACATCGTCAGCGTGCAGTACCAGAACGCCAACAACTCGGTCCGCGTCTCCGACGAGTTCATGTCGGCGGTCGAGAACGGTAAGGGCTTCGACCTGCGCGGCCGGCTGGACGGCTCGGTGATCGACACCGTCGACGCCAAGAAGCTGTTCCGCACGATCTCCCAGGCCGCCTGGGAGTGCGCCGACCCGGGCCTGCAGTACGACGACACGATCAACGACTGGCACACCTGCCCGGAGACCGGGCGGATCACCGCCTCGAACCCGTGCTCGGAGTACCTGCACCTGGACAACTCCTCGTGCAACCTGGCCTCGCTCAACCTGATGAAGTTCCTCCGCGCCGACGGTGGCTTCGAGGTGGAGAAGTTCGTCAAGTCCGTCGAGTTCGTCATCACCGCGATGGACATCTCGATCTGCTTCGCGGACTTCCCGACCGAGAAGATCGGTGAGACGTCCCGCGCCTACCGGCAGCTCGGCATCGGCTACGCCAACCTGGGCGCCCTGCTGATGGCCACCGGCCTGCCGTACGACTCGGACCAGGGCCGCTCGGTCGCCGCGTCGATCACGTCGCTGATGACCGGCACCGCCTACCGCCGCTCGGCGGAGCTGGCCGGCGTCGTCGGCCCGTACGACGGCTACGCCCGCAACGCCGAGCCGCACAAGCGGGTCATGCGCAAGCACGCTGCGGCCAACGACGAGATCAAGCCGACCAGCCCGGTGGCCACCGCGATCGTCCGCGAGGCGACCAAGCAGTGGACCCAGGGCAACAAGATCGGTGACAAGAACGGTTGGCGCAACGCGCAGGCGAGCGTCCTCGCCCCGACCGGCACGATCGGCTTCATGATGGACTGCGACACGACCGGCGTGGAGCCGGACCTGGCGCTGGTCAAGTTCAAGAAGCTGGTCGGCGGCGGCTCGATGCAGATCGTCAACCAGACCGTGCCGCGCGCCCTGCGCAGCCTCGGCTACCCCGAGGAGCAGGTCGAGGCGATCGTCGAGCACATCGCCGACCACGGCCACGTGGTGGACGCCCCGGGCCTCAAGCCGGAGCACTACCCGGTCTTCGACTGCGCCATGGGGGAGCGGACGATCGCCCCGATGGGTCACGTGCGGATGATGGCGGCCATCCAGCCGTTCGTCTCCGGCGCCATCTCCAAGACGGTCAACATGCCGGAGGCGGCCACCGTCGAGGACGTCGAGAAGATCTACTTCGAGGGCTGGAAGCTCGGCCTCAAGGCGCTGGCGATCTACCGGGACAACTGCAAGGTCGGCCAGCCGCTCTCGGTGGCCAAGTCCAACAAGGCCACCGAGCCGGCCGCCGTCGAGACCGCGCCGGCCGCGGTCGAGAAGGTCATCGAGTACCGGCCGGTGCGTAAGCGCCTGCCGAAGAAGCGCCCGTCCGAGACGGTCAGCTTCTCCGTCGGTGGCGCCGAGGGCTACCTGACCGCGTCGTCCTACCCGGACGACGGCCTCGGTGAGGTCTTCCTGAAGATGTCCAAGCAGGGCTCGACCCTGGCCGGCGTGATGGACGCCTTCTCGGTGGCCATCAGCATCGGCCTGCAGTACGGCGTGCCGCTGGAGACGTTCGTCAGCAAGTTCACCAACATGCGTTTCGAGCCGGCCGGCATGACCGACGACCCGGACGTGCGGATGGCGGCTTCGGTGATGGACTACATCTTCCGTCGCCTGGCGCTGGACTTCCTGCCCTACGAGCGCCGCGCCGAGCTGGGCATCTTCACCGCCTCGGAGCGTGCCGCGCAGCTGCGGGCCGAGGCCGACGCGGAGGCCGCCGCCGTCACCGGTGTCGAGCTCACCGCGATGGCGTCGTCCGCGCCGGTGGAGACGGCCAAGCCGGAGGCTGTCGCCCAGCCGGCCCAGGAGATGGCAGACGTGGCCGCCGCCAAGCCGGCTCCGAGCGTGGGTTCCAGCACCGAACTGCTGGAGGCCGTCATCGGCAAGGCCGCCGACGCACCGCTCTGCTTCACCTGCGGTACGAAGATGCGCCCCGCCGGTAGCTGCTACGTCTGCGAGGGCTGCGGCTCCACCAGCGGCTGCAGCTGA
- a CDS encoding bifunctional 5,10-methylenetetrahydrofolate dehydrogenase/5,10-methenyltetrahydrofolate cyclohydrolase, which yields MTTTSQSAEQHTPSGLARLLPGAPVAEAVLAETADAVARLRSRGITPSLATILVGDDDASAGYIAIKQRQAAALGFASPHVHLAATATQAELHQAIARFNTDPAVHGLLVQYPVPGHLDYDAALQTIDPDKDVDGMHPLNMGRLAVGLPGPLPCTPAGIEALLAYHEIPVAGREVVILGRGATLGRPLAMLLAQKRPTANAAVTVVHTGVPDWARYTRRADILVAAAGVPGIVQPEHVKPGAVVIGAGVRYEGRRLLPDVDEACAAVAGAITPRVGGVGPTTVAMLFRNAVRAAERASQ from the coding sequence ATGACCACGACCAGCCAATCCGCGGAACAGCACACCCCGTCGGGCCTTGCCCGGCTCCTGCCGGGTGCACCCGTCGCCGAAGCCGTCCTGGCCGAGACCGCCGACGCGGTCGCCCGCCTGCGCAGCCGCGGCATCACACCGAGCCTCGCCACCATCCTCGTCGGCGACGACGACGCCAGCGCCGGTTACATCGCCATCAAACAGCGTCAGGCCGCCGCGCTCGGGTTCGCCTCCCCGCACGTGCACCTGGCTGCCACCGCCACCCAGGCCGAACTGCACCAGGCCATCGCCCGGTTCAACACCGATCCGGCCGTGCACGGGCTGCTCGTGCAGTACCCCGTGCCGGGGCACCTGGACTACGACGCGGCGCTGCAGACCATCGACCCGGACAAGGACGTCGACGGGATGCATCCGCTGAACATGGGGCGTCTCGCCGTCGGCCTGCCCGGCCCGCTGCCGTGCACCCCCGCCGGCATCGAAGCCCTCCTGGCGTACCACGAGATCCCCGTCGCCGGTCGTGAGGTCGTCATCCTGGGCCGGGGCGCCACTCTCGGACGGCCCCTGGCCATGCTGCTCGCCCAGAAGCGCCCGACCGCCAACGCCGCCGTCACCGTCGTCCACACCGGCGTGCCGGACTGGGCCCGCTACACCCGCCGCGCCGACATCCTCGTCGCCGCCGCCGGCGTACCCGGGATCGTCCAGCCCGAGCACGTCAAGCCCGGCGCCGTCGTCATCGGCGCCGGCGTCCGCTACGAGGGCCGGCGCCTCCTACCGGACGTGGACGAAGCGTGCGCCGCGGTCGCCGGCGCGATCACGCCCCGGGTCGGCGGCGTCGGTCCGACCACCGTCGCGATGCTGTTCCGCAACGCCGTGCGCGCCGCCGAGCGCGCAAGCCAGTAG
- a CDS encoding RNA polymerase sigma factor — protein sequence MNEPSHADDDICGIGADPVAFEVFYRRHLEAVGRFVARRVDDPHLAADLTADVFLAVIESAAGYRPDRGSQIGWLYGVARNVIGDERRRAAQRLRVTGRLAGRRDLGPDDIARIEERIDAESAARRTHRALSELPEGTRALVELVAVDGLSVAEAATVLGVSPVAARVRLHRARRVVRAVLARPATTLA from the coding sequence GTGAATGAGCCGAGCCACGCCGACGACGACATCTGCGGCATCGGAGCCGATCCGGTTGCCTTCGAGGTCTTCTACCGGCGGCACCTGGAGGCGGTGGGCCGGTTCGTGGCGCGGCGGGTCGACGACCCGCATCTCGCCGCCGACCTCACCGCCGACGTGTTCCTGGCGGTGATCGAGTCGGCGGCCGGCTACCGGCCGGACCGGGGTAGCCAGATCGGCTGGCTGTACGGGGTGGCCCGCAACGTCATCGGCGACGAGCGGCGTCGGGCGGCTCAACGGCTGCGGGTGACCGGCCGCCTGGCCGGACGGCGGGACCTGGGCCCCGATGACATCGCCCGCATCGAGGAGCGGATCGACGCAGAGTCGGCGGCCCGCCGCACCCATCGGGCGCTGAGCGAGCTGCCGGAGGGCACCCGGGCCCTTGTCGAACTCGTCGCCGTGGACGGCCTCAGCGTCGCGGAGGCCGCGACAGTGCTGGGGGTTTCGCCGGTCGCCGCTCGGGTCCGCCTGCATCGTGCCCGCCGCGTCGTCCGCGCCGTGCTCGCCCGCCCCGCCACCACCCTCGCCTGA
- a CDS encoding CU044_5270 family protein has protein sequence MTMHEIERSPQGFEERLLRDLTAHVAGRAEMASAAHPEGRPSRFLRGWRLAGAFGLAVALTAGGLAVQTMRLGDQPPPTASASEIFHLAADAARQQPELTARPEQYVFTETLATVRELPDSGPYQTIRNQLWQSAGGVAYTQGRYRPETDPNGWGELRVLRIDDPADPTKELDAFQPPAYHGDLPTDPDELLRYLREHPVDLHLPEGADEEAVYGDESMAYTTAWSMLDGYVPPRALAALFEVLARQPGAVVISGDVVDVAGRHGVAIRMPGVIGGNLDLIFDRDSHVYLGTRNSVVRNGKESLESAAALLRIAIVDRPGQLP, from the coding sequence ATGACGATGCACGAGATCGAACGGTCGCCGCAGGGCTTCGAGGAGCGGCTCCTCAGGGATCTGACCGCACACGTCGCCGGGCGGGCCGAGATGGCGTCGGCGGCCCATCCCGAGGGGCGCCCTAGCCGCTTCCTGCGCGGTTGGCGCCTCGCCGGAGCGTTCGGGCTGGCGGTCGCGCTGACCGCCGGTGGTCTGGCGGTCCAGACGATGAGGCTGGGCGATCAGCCGCCGCCGACGGCCAGCGCGTCGGAGATCTTCCATCTGGCGGCCGACGCGGCCCGACAGCAGCCGGAACTCACCGCCCGGCCCGAGCAGTACGTCTTCACGGAAACCCTGGCGACCGTCCGGGAGTTGCCGGACAGCGGCCCGTACCAGACCATCCGGAACCAACTGTGGCAGTCGGCTGGCGGAGTCGCGTACACGCAGGGTCGCTACCGACCGGAGACCGATCCGAACGGGTGGGGCGAGCTGAGGGTGCTCCGCATCGATGATCCCGCCGATCCCACGAAGGAGCTCGACGCGTTCCAGCCGCCGGCGTACCACGGCGACCTGCCCACCGATCCGGACGAGCTGCTTCGATACCTTCGGGAACACCCGGTCGACCTGCACCTTCCCGAAGGCGCCGACGAGGAGGCCGTGTACGGCGACGAGAGCATGGCGTACACCACCGCGTGGTCGATGCTCGACGGCTACGTGCCGCCCCGAGCGCTGGCGGCGCTGTTCGAAGTGCTGGCACGGCAGCCCGGAGCGGTCGTCATATCGGGTGACGTGGTGGACGTCGCCGGCCGGCACGGGGTGGCGATTCGGATGCCCGGTGTGATCGGCGGCAATCTGGATCTCATCTTCGATCGGGACTCCCACGTCTACCTTGGCACCCGTAATTCGGTGGTGCGTAACGGCAAGGAGTCACTGGAGTCGGCTGCCGCGCTCCTGCGGATCGCCATCGTCGACCGGCCGGGCCAGCTGCCGTGA
- a CDS encoding FAD-dependent monooxygenase has translation MRGDGVRVLIVGGGVAGLAAVAALREWGATIDVVERAPGPTDSGTGIYLTGNATRMLDVLGLRESVADVAVEISRQRSANQRGRRLFDIDVAALWQGVGPCVSLPRAQLHRALLDGVGDAPIRWGRQPVALLPEGDQVAVEFDDNNTQRYDLVLGADGVNSTVRRLAFDGQAARDLGQYAYRWVAPRIDDEPVWSVQLGRGRQFLTIPISDGQTYCYYNDGPVADRPGWRDELAATFTEPAATMLKALDYDDSTLHAGPNQEVVLDSWSRGPVLLIGDAAHATSPNMAQGAAMAVEDAVVLASSLANSDSVADALRGFEARRRPRTNWVLSQTHRRDKATGLPPALRDLVMRRLGEQMFRSNYGPLFAQP, from the coding sequence GTGCGGGGTGACGGTGTACGGGTACTGATCGTCGGCGGAGGTGTCGCCGGCCTGGCGGCGGTGGCCGCGCTGCGCGAGTGGGGCGCGACGATCGACGTCGTCGAGCGGGCGCCCGGGCCGACCGACTCCGGCACCGGGATCTACCTCACCGGAAACGCGACCCGCATGCTCGACGTACTCGGTCTGCGGGAGTCGGTCGCCGACGTCGCCGTGGAGATCAGCCGGCAGCGCAGCGCCAACCAGCGCGGGCGTCGCCTCTTCGACATCGACGTGGCCGCACTGTGGCAGGGCGTCGGGCCGTGCGTGTCGCTGCCCCGGGCGCAGCTGCACCGGGCGTTGCTCGACGGCGTCGGCGACGCCCCGATCCGCTGGGGCCGCCAGCCGGTCGCGCTCCTTCCGGAGGGCGACCAGGTCGCCGTCGAGTTCGACGACAACAACACCCAACGGTACGACCTGGTGCTCGGCGCGGACGGGGTGAACTCGACGGTCCGCCGGCTCGCCTTCGACGGCCAGGCCGCCCGCGACCTCGGCCAGTACGCCTACCGGTGGGTCGCTCCCCGCATCGACGACGAGCCGGTCTGGTCGGTGCAGTTGGGGCGCGGCAGGCAGTTCCTGACCATCCCGATCAGCGATGGGCAGACGTACTGCTACTACAACGACGGCCCGGTGGCCGACCGGCCCGGCTGGCGCGACGAGCTGGCCGCGACGTTCACCGAGCCGGCGGCCACCATGCTCAAGGCCCTCGACTACGACGACAGCACCCTGCACGCCGGGCCGAACCAGGAGGTCGTGCTCGACTCCTGGTCCCGGGGGCCGGTGCTGCTGATCGGCGACGCCGCCCACGCCACCTCACCGAACATGGCCCAGGGCGCGGCGATGGCAGTGGAGGACGCCGTCGTGCTCGCCTCGTCGTTGGCCAACTCCGACTCCGTCGCCGACGCGCTGCGGGGTTTCGAGGCGCGGCGGCGCCCCCGTACGAACTGGGTGCTCAGCCAGACCCACCGCCGCGACAAGGCCACCGGGCTCCCACCCGCGCTGCGCGACCTGGTGATGCGCCGTCTCGGCGAGCAGATGTTCCGCTCGAACTACGGCCCCCTGTTCGCCCAGCCCTGA
- a CDS encoding DUF2332 domain-containing protein — MTTAGTYAEFGSREARGVSPTYERLSQAVARDDDLLTLLDRLPPAKRQPNLLFGVVRWLGGPVNDPVTFHDFVVTHWPAIEAELLTRATQTNEAGRCAVLLPVLAALPQPLALLEVGASAGLCLYPDRYAYRYGDHEVGSGEPVLDCAANGLVPPAGVPRVVWRAGLDLNPLDVTDPEDVSWLDALIWPEHGHRRARLRAAAAVAAADPPLLVRGDLVDDLPALAARAPTGATLVVFHTSVLYQVPPPRRDAFVRLVRELPGHWVANEGPEVLRYDGLPAPPSDALHNVLALDGKPLAWARGHGQAMTWFG; from the coding sequence ATGACGACCGCTGGGACGTACGCCGAGTTCGGCAGCCGCGAGGCGCGCGGGGTGTCGCCCACGTACGAGCGACTGTCGCAGGCCGTCGCCCGCGACGACGACCTGCTCACCCTGCTCGACAGGCTTCCGCCGGCCAAGCGGCAGCCGAATCTGCTGTTCGGCGTCGTCCGCTGGCTCGGCGGCCCGGTGAACGACCCGGTCACCTTCCACGACTTCGTGGTGACGCACTGGCCGGCCATCGAGGCGGAACTGCTCACCCGGGCCACCCAGACGAACGAGGCGGGCCGGTGCGCGGTCCTGCTGCCGGTGCTCGCCGCGTTGCCGCAGCCCCTGGCCCTACTGGAGGTCGGCGCGTCGGCCGGGCTCTGCCTCTACCCCGACCGGTACGCGTACCGGTACGGCGATCATGAAGTCGGCTCCGGTGAGCCGGTCCTCGACTGCGCGGCCAACGGGTTGGTGCCGCCGGCAGGCGTACCCCGGGTGGTGTGGCGGGCCGGTCTGGACCTCAACCCGCTCGACGTGACCGACCCCGAAGACGTGTCCTGGTTGGACGCGTTGATCTGGCCGGAGCACGGCCACCGTCGGGCCCGGCTGCGGGCCGCGGCGGCGGTCGCCGCGGCCGACCCGCCGCTGCTGGTCCGCGGCGACCTGGTGGACGACCTGCCGGCGCTGGCCGCGCGGGCGCCGACCGGCGCGACGCTTGTGGTCTTCCACACGTCAGTGCTCTACCAGGTGCCGCCGCCGCGCCGGGACGCGTTCGTCCGGTTGGTCCGCGAGCTGCCCGGGCACTGGGTCGCGAACGAGGGGCCGGAGGTGCTCCGGTACGACGGGCTGCCCGCCCCGCCGAGCGATGCGCTGCACAACGTCCTCGCGCTCGACGGGAAACCGCTGGCCTGGGCCAGAGGCCACGGTCAGGCGATGACCTGGTTCGGCTGA
- a CDS encoding MerR family transcriptional regulator, whose product MNGETRHTIGELARRTGLSVKTIRYYADSGIVPPTDRSPAGYRRYGPEAVARLELVRTLRDLGLDLATIRRVVNQEVTVPEVAAAHAEALAVQIRVLRLRQAVLTVAARRGSGPAEVDELHRLARLTTRERGQLVADFLDSVFAGLGDQPAYPGVIVSMTPELPDDPSIEQVEAWLELAELCQEPDFRARMRRLARQHAADHDVPGLPRPGAVAVVRDAVAPALAVGLDPTSPDADPVVAAVTGRYANLHCHPDDADLRRRLLDRLVPANDPRRDRYLDLLAVVNGWSTGDATAPAVDWFIRALRARMPQPAR is encoded by the coding sequence ATGAACGGGGAGACGCGTCACACGATCGGCGAGCTGGCCCGGCGGACGGGCCTGAGCGTCAAGACCATCCGGTACTACGCCGACAGCGGGATCGTGCCACCGACGGACCGGAGCCCGGCCGGCTACCGGCGGTACGGCCCGGAGGCCGTGGCCCGGTTGGAGCTGGTCCGGACGCTGCGTGACCTGGGCCTGGACCTTGCCACCATCCGGCGGGTGGTGAACCAGGAGGTGACAGTGCCCGAGGTGGCCGCCGCACACGCCGAGGCGTTGGCCGTGCAGATCCGGGTACTGCGGCTGCGCCAGGCGGTGCTCACCGTCGCGGCGAGGCGCGGTTCCGGCCCGGCCGAGGTGGACGAGCTGCACCGGCTGGCCCGGCTCACCACCCGGGAACGGGGGCAGTTGGTGGCCGACTTCCTGGACAGCGTCTTCGCCGGCCTCGGCGACCAGCCCGCGTACCCGGGTGTGATCGTCTCGATGACACCGGAGCTTCCGGACGATCCCAGCATCGAGCAGGTCGAGGCGTGGCTGGAGCTGGCCGAGCTGTGCCAGGAGCCGGATTTCCGAGCCCGGATGCGGCGGTTGGCCCGACAGCACGCCGCCGACCACGACGTGCCGGGGTTGCCCCGCCCGGGCGCCGTCGCGGTGGTCCGGGACGCGGTGGCCCCCGCCCTCGCGGTCGGTCTCGACCCGACCAGCCCGGACGCCGACCCGGTGGTCGCGGCCGTCACCGGCCGGTACGCGAACCTGCACTGTCACCCGGACGACGCCGACCTGCGTCGACGGTTGCTCGACCGGCTGGTTCCGGCCAACGACCCCCGCCGGGACCGCTACCTCGACCTGTTGGCGGTGGTCAACGGCTGGTCGACCGGCGATGCGACGGCACCGGCGGTGGACTGGTTCATCCGGGCCCTGCGCGCCCGGATGCCCCAGCCGGCTCGTTGA
- a CDS encoding alpha/beta fold hydrolase, translating to MITTFDAIDGTTLAYRTVGTGDPLVCLPGGPMRDSAYLGDLGGLGAHRTLVILDPRGTGRSAAPADVSTCRCDRLVDDVEALRGHLGLDRLDLLGHSAGANLALRYLTGHPDRVGRLALATPSIRAVGLEVTAAQRQEVTQARAGEPWFPVAAAALESILAGRAGPAAAQEIAPFLYGRWDTAARVHQAAESGQRNEELARVFSSEGAFDPPATRGVLAAHRGPVLLLAGAVDLAAPPGLVAQFAELSPRAELVVQPGAGHYPWLDDAGAFTATVAAFLAGSDGA from the coding sequence ATGATCACCACCTTCGACGCGATCGACGGGACCACGCTCGCGTACCGGACCGTCGGAACCGGAGACCCACTGGTCTGTCTGCCGGGCGGCCCGATGCGCGACTCCGCGTACCTCGGTGACCTCGGCGGTCTGGGCGCCCACCGGACGCTGGTCATCCTCGATCCGCGGGGCACCGGCCGGTCGGCGGCCCCGGCGGACGTCTCGACGTGCCGCTGCGACCGCCTGGTCGACGATGTGGAGGCGCTTCGCGGGCACCTGGGCCTCGACCGGCTGGATCTGCTCGGGCACTCCGCCGGCGCCAACCTGGCTCTGCGGTACCTGACCGGGCATCCCGATCGGGTGGGCCGACTCGCGCTGGCCACCCCGAGCATCCGAGCGGTCGGGCTGGAGGTGACAGCAGCGCAGCGTCAGGAGGTCACCCAGGCCCGGGCCGGCGAGCCATGGTTTCCGGTGGCAGCAGCAGCGTTGGAGTCCATCCTCGCGGGTCGAGCCGGGCCAGCCGCCGCGCAGGAGATCGCGCCGTTCCTGTACGGCCGGTGGGACACGGCCGCTCGGGTCCACCAGGCCGCCGAGTCCGGCCAGCGCAACGAGGAGCTGGCGCGGGTCTTCAGCTCCGAAGGCGCCTTCGATCCGCCGGCCACTCGTGGGGTGCTCGCCGCACATCGAGGTCCGGTGCTGCTGCTCGCCGGTGCTGTCGACCTGGCCGCACCGCCGGGCCTGGTGGCCCAGTTCGCCGAGCTGAGTCCACGCGCCGAGCTGGTCGTCCAGCCGGGCGCCGGGCACTACCCGTGGCTCGACGACGCCGGGGCGTTCACCGCGACGGTCGCGGCGTTCCTCGCTGGCTCGGATGGTGCTTGA
- a CDS encoding dihydrofolate reductase family protein: MRKIVVQMSVSLDGFFEGPGGDIGWHQVDEELHQHFNDVIAPMGGFLSGRVSHELMAAYWPTADQDPTASGPEREFARIWRDMPKIVYSRTLDHADWNATVMREVDVEQVRRLTAEPGGDLALGGADLAATFARHDLIDEYRIYVHPVLVGRGRRLFPEADAPTGLRLVESRVFGNGVVLLRHERVR, translated from the coding sequence ATGCGGAAGATCGTTGTGCAGATGAGCGTGTCGTTGGATGGGTTCTTCGAAGGGCCGGGCGGCGACATCGGTTGGCACCAGGTCGACGAGGAGTTGCACCAGCACTTCAACGACGTGATCGCCCCGATGGGCGGGTTCCTCAGCGGCCGGGTCAGCCACGAGCTGATGGCCGCCTACTGGCCGACCGCCGATCAGGACCCGACCGCCAGCGGCCCCGAGCGCGAGTTCGCCCGCATCTGGCGGGACATGCCGAAGATTGTCTACTCGCGCACGCTCGACCACGCCGACTGGAACGCCACTGTCATGCGCGAGGTCGACGTCGAGCAGGTCCGCAGGCTCACCGCCGAGCCGGGCGGCGACCTGGCGCTCGGCGGGGCCGACCTGGCCGCGACGTTCGCTCGGCACGACCTGATCGACGAGTACCGGATCTACGTCCACCCGGTGCTGGTCGGTCGGGGCCGCCGACTCTTCCCCGAGGCGGACGCCCCGACCGGCCTGCGACTTGTGGAGAGCCGCGTCTTCGGCAACGGCGTGGTCCTGCTCCGTCACGAGCGGGTCCGCTGA
- a CDS encoding DUF5522 domain-containing protein, giving the protein MTGERRPLADRPLTEPHPSRLPSDHPDRARILAAHTAALAAGEAGYLDPESGLFVLSAAFLARRGTCCGRGCRHCPYVDDPPSE; this is encoded by the coding sequence GTGACCGGAGAGCGACGACCCCTGGCCGACCGGCCGCTCACCGAGCCGCACCCGTCCCGGCTGCCGTCCGACCATCCCGACCGGGCCCGGATCCTCGCCGCGCACACCGCCGCGCTGGCCGCCGGTGAGGCCGGCTACCTCGACCCGGAGAGCGGGCTGTTCGTGCTCAGCGCCGCCTTCCTGGCCCGCCGTGGCACGTGCTGCGGGCGCGGCTGCCGGCACTGTCCGTACGTGGACGATCCACCGTCGGAATAG